The genomic interval CGGTCGCCCACTGGCACTGCCGGTGGCACGGTCCGATCCGCGCCGGGCGTACGCTGCGATCATTGATGCGCTGGACGACTGGGCCGGGACGCTGCACCTCGTCGTCGATGATGCGCACCGCGCCGGCGAGCACTGGCGTGACGGCCTGCTGGGGATGCTGCTCGATCAGATGCCAGACAACCTCCGCGTCGTGCTCATCGGCACCACGCTGCTTGAGATCACCTCATCGCGCGAACGTCTCACCGATCCCGGCGCATTCCTCGGTGCGGACCTGCTCAGATTCACCGTCGAGGAGGTCGCCGCACTGCACGCCCCAGAGCCGATCGCGCTCGATCCGAAGGCGATTCTCGAAGAGACTCAGGGGTGGCCGATCGCCGTGAAGATGGTGATGATCGGCGGCGTGCGGCCGGTGTCAGAAGCGGCCAGCGCCTCCGCCTTCCTCACAGACTATGTGCGTGATCACGTGCTGGGCGCGCTGCCTGACGAGATGGCGCAGTTCGTACTCGACGCGAGCGTGTGTGCTGAACTCGACGCCGAACTGGCCATCGCCGTCACCCAGCGGCCGGACGCAGGGTGGATGCTCGACGAGTGCGTTCGACTCGGCATGTTCCTCGACCGATTCAGCTCAGAGCAGGGTTCGAGCTACCGATGGCATGCGTCCTTCGCCAGGACCTGCGATGTGATCCGGGGCGCGGATCCTGTGCGCGCAGCGGAATCTCACCGGCGTGCGGCAGCCCACCTGCGAGACGAAGCCCCCATCGCATCGATAGCGCATTCGCTGCGGGCAGGCGACGTGGACGGCGCGCGCGATACCCTGGCGCGCCGGTGGCTCGGCCTGCTGATGCGCGGTTCTGCTGTCGAAGTGGACAGCATCGTCACTGAACTGCTCAGGCGTGCTCCGGAGGATCCCGAACTGCTGCTGATACGTGCGAGCGCCACTGACGCGCTCGGCGAGCACCATCTGGCGCGCGATCTGCTGCACCGTGCAGAGGTGCTCGTCCTGAGATCCGACCCCTCGCCGCACGCCCTGGTGCTCGACATCGCCCGCCTCATGATCTGCGACGATCAGGAGCAGGTGGGGCGCGCCAGCGCCAGGGTGCACGAGCGGATCATCGTCGCAGAAGGCGGAGTGCTCGTCGATCATGCGGCCGTGAACCATCTGCTCGGGTGGGCCGAGATCCAGTTTCCGACGAACCCGGCACTTCCGGCCGAGAGATTCGCCGCGGCATCGCGCGAGCTGCGGCTCGCTGATGATGAAGAGCAGTGGATGCGCGCGGTCGGTCATCTGGCGTTCGGCCGAGTGTGGGCGGGGCGGTTCCGTGAAGCGACTGCCGAGCTCGCAGAGGTCGGTGGTTCGGCCGACCCCTCTGTGAGTGCGGAGCAGGCGGGCAGCAGTGCCGTCCTCGCCGCTGGTCTGATCGCCCACTGGTCGGCGGATGCTCTTGGCGCCTCCCGCGCCTTCGCGTCGATCCTGAACGGCAGCGGGTCCGACGCCTCGACCAACGCCGTGGCAAGGATGATGATCGCCTATGCGGCCGCCGAGGGCGGAGATCTCGCGGCTTGTCGTCGCGCGGCGATCGGGGTGCAGGATATGCCCGTAGAGACCATGCACGGCATCGCCTGGGGCGTGTGCCGCGAATCGGCGATCGCCGTGCTCGAAGAGGCGATCGGCAATCAGGAGCGAGCGCTGCGGATCGCCAGGAAGCATCTGCATCGTGCTGATCTGCCCATCATCGCGGTGTCGCTGGCGGGCGTTCTGCGCCGCGCGGGGGAGTACAGCGAGGCACTCGTGCAGCTGAGGTCGCTTCGAGCGTTCGCAGAGGTGTCCTATGTGAAGTCGCCGACGCTGATCACAGCGGCAGTGCTTCGGCGGCATCAAGGAGACCACACCGCGGCACACGACCTGTGTGA from Microbacterium sp. H1-D42 carries:
- a CDS encoding LuxR C-terminal-related transcriptional regulator, with the protein product MVDTIRAALDDRAYCIVSAPSGYGKTTAVAEWAAGPVELAWLTLNALDSDPRRLARGVMEALVIGAELGGRPLALPVARSDPRRAYAAIIDALDDWAGTLHLVVDDAHRAGEHWRDGLLGMLLDQMPDNLRVVLIGTTLLEITSSRERLTDPGAFLGADLLRFTVEEVAALHAPEPIALDPKAILEETQGWPIAVKMVMIGGVRPVSEAASASAFLTDYVRDHVLGALPDEMAQFVLDASVCAELDAELAIAVTQRPDAGWMLDECVRLGMFLDRFSSEQGSSYRWHASFARTCDVIRGADPVRAAESHRRAAAHLRDEAPIASIAHSLRAGDVDGARDTLARRWLGLLMRGSAVEVDSIVTELLRRAPEDPELLLIRASATDALGEHHLARDLLHRAEVLVLRSDPSPHALVLDIARLMICDDQEQVGRASARVHERIIVAEGGVLVDHAAVNHLLGWAEIQFPTNPALPAERFAAASRELRLADDEEQWMRAVGHLAFGRVWAGRFREATAELAEVGGSADPSVSAEQAGSSAVLAAGLIAHWSADALGASRAFASILNGSGSDASTNAVARMMIAYAAAEGGDLAACRRAAIGVQDMPVETMHGIAWGVCRESAIAVLEEAIGNQERALRIARKHLHRADLPIIAVSLAGVLRRAGEYSEALVQLRSLRAFAEVSYVKSPTLITAAVLRRHQGDHTAAHDLCEAALAVAVPEGIRLPFGPREIAVRRLLSEHVHHGTQFEDFIGECLASDAAGSLATVLSEREQQVFRQLQTSRTLPEIAHELGVSINTVKTHQRSIYRKLDVSSRREAVRTTV